Below is a window of Methylosinus sp. PW1 DNA.
TAAAGATCAGCGAGATCCGACATCGGTGCTCAGCCCTTCCGTTCAAGGCGCGAAGATTCGTCCAAGGTCTTTCTTCGCGCGAAAGATTTTCAAAAGAGGCGGGCGCGAGCATGCTCCAGGTCTTGCCGCCTCTCTTATCCACAACAAATAATCTGGCGCGGCCGAGCGGCCGTGGCGCGCGATTTGCGAAGTCTCCGTGATCCCCGAGGCCGCTGTCGGAAAACCGACAAAGGCCTCTAGCCAGAACCGGAATGGTACGTTAAGCTACTGAAATCACAGCTAGTTTACAACCCTTCCAAACTAGGTGCGGAGATGATCGTCTGCTCTTGCAATGTGCTCTCGGACGGGCAAGTCCGCGAGGTTCTCGGAGGAAGATCGGATCGCCCCAGCGTCGGCGCGATCTTCCGGCATATGGGGTGCGAGCCGCGCTGCGGCCGATGCGCGCGCAACATCAGCGCGATCGTCGATCAGCATGCGGCGATCCCGTCCGATCATTGCAGCGGAGCCGGCGAATGCGATAATTGTCGGGCCGACGAATTGGCTGCATGACCCGGTCCGCTCTGGCCGGGCGGAAGGGGGAACCATGCGCGGTGACGCGAAGCTCATCGAATATCTGAACCGCGGCGTCCGCGCCGAGCTGACGGCGATCAATCAATATTGGCTGCATTATCGCATTCTCGATAATTGGGGCTTCAAGGAGCTCGGCAAGAAGTGGCGGCACGAATCCATCGAGGAGATGGAGCACGCCGACAAATTCGTGCATCGCATCCTCTTCCTCGAGGGCTTCCCGAACATGCAGAGCCTCGATCCTCTGCGCATCGGCCAGTCCGTCGAGGAGATCATCCGTCTCGATCTCGCCACGGAAGTCGACGCCCGCGCGCTCTATCTCGAGGCGGCGGCCTATGCGCTGTCGATCAACGATCGCGTCAGCAAGCTGCTGTTCGAAGAGGTCGTCGAGAGCGAGGAGCGCCATATCGACTTCCTGGAGACGCAGCTCGAGCTGATCAAGCAGCTCGGCGTGCAGCTCTACTCGCAAAAGCACATCGGCGATCTCTCGTAAGGAGAGATCGGCATCGACGCCCGAGCCGGGAAAGACCGGCGCGGGCGTCTCGCCCCGACGAGCCCGCTTGTCAGGCGCGTGAATGCTCGGGTTCTGCATGGGCGCCCCGCGCCGCTTCCCTCCGGGCGTGACGGCCGGCGCAGAGATGCGCCACCGCGAAGGACAGCAGCAGGCCGAGAAAGGCCACCGCCGCCATCGCCAGATAGGCGCGCTCCCCCGCCTGCGCATAGAGCGGCCCGGACAGGAAGGTGAGCAGGCTGTTGCCGCCGGCGATGGCCGCCGCCAGCCAGGCTTGCGATTGCGCGAGGCGCTCCTTGCCGCCGAGCTCGGCGAGCAGATAGGCGGGGCCGATCTGCACCGCCGCGCAGGAGGCGCCATGCAGCGCCTGGGCGAAGAAAATCCCAAAGGGGCCGGGATCGGCCGACATCAGCAGCCAGCGCAGCACGGCGCCGATCGCGCCGACGAGCAGAAAGGCGCCCGCTTTCGATTCGCCGCCGAACCAGCGGGCCGCCATCAGAAAGACGACCACCTCAGTGGCGAGCGCCGCGACCCAGGCGAAAGAGACGAAAGTGTCGCTATGGCCCTGCTCTTTCCAATGCAGCGCGCCGAATGTGTTCACCATCGAATGCGAGCTCTGCACCAGCGCCGCGGCGACGATGACCAGCGCCACCAGCTCCGGCCGCGCGATGCGGCCGAGCGAGCGTCGCTCCTCTCTCGCTCCAGACGAGCCGAAGCCGATCAGCGAGCCCATGCAGGCGAGGCAGGCGAAGGCTCCGACCGCGGTGAGCAGCCAGACGATATCCTCCACCGCCAGCGCGCCGGCGACCGGCCCGCTGACGGCGAGAAAGACGAGGATCGACATAGAGCCCCAGCCGCGCACCCAGGAATAATGCAGTTGCGGCAGGCCGGTCTCGCGTCGGCGCCGGGCCTCGCCGAAGGTGACGCCATCGGCGAGCGGCGCCAGCGGCCCCTGCGCCAGCGCCACCATTGCGCCGGCGACGAGCAATGCGAAGAAGCCGGTGGAGAGCCCCATCACCGCATAGGCCGCGGCCACGGCCGCCATGCAGCCGACGAGCAGAGCGCCATGATCGCCGCGCCGATCCGCCCGGCGCGAGGCGAGCAGCATGGAGCCGATGCGAATGACCGGCTGCACGGCGAGAACGGCGGCGATCTCGAAAGCGTCGAGCCCGCGCGCCGACAGCCAGATCGAGAAGAAGGGCAGCTGGACCCCGACAATGGCGTAGATGGAGGCCTGCAGCAGCGACAGCCTCAGCTCCGCATGGCGCCCGGCCGCCGTCTCGGCGCTCGGCAATTTCGTCAAATGGTCACTCCATCGCGGCCGCTTTTAGAATGCAGACCATGGTTGCATGGGCGGCGCTCCGCCCCAGATTGCGGATCACATGCGGGCGGTCGCAGCGGTAACGCAGCGTCTCGCCAGCGCGCACGATCTCCTTGGCGCCCGCGACCTCCACCTCGAGCTCGCCCTCGCGCATGGACAGGCTCTCGACAGAGCCGCGCTGATGCGCGTCGGATTCGAGAACTCCCCCCGGATCGGCGGAGAATTCATAACATTGCAGCCATTCTACGGTCTTGATCCATCCGATGATCTCGAGCCGGCACTTGCCGTCGTCGGAGACGAGAATCGGCGTGTCGGCTCGGCTCGTCTTCTCGAGGAAGGGCTCGTCCTCCGTGGTCTGAAGCACACGCTCGATGGACACATCGAGAGCCTGGGCGAGGCGCCAGATCGTGGCGAGCGTCGGATTGGTCTCGTT
It encodes the following:
- a CDS encoding bacterioferritin-associated ferredoxin encodes the protein MIVCSCNVLSDGQVREVLGGRSDRPSVGAIFRHMGCEPRCGRCARNISAIVDQHAAIPSDHCSGAGECDNCRADELAA
- the bfr gene encoding bacterioferritin, producing MRGDAKLIEYLNRGVRAELTAINQYWLHYRILDNWGFKELGKKWRHESIEEMEHADKFVHRILFLEGFPNMQSLDPLRIGQSVEEIIRLDLATEVDARALYLEAAAYALSINDRVSKLLFEEVVESEERHIDFLETQLELIKQLGVQLYSQKHIGDLS
- a CDS encoding helix-turn-helix domain-containing protein, whose translation is MGVEGREKQKILEAGALALSGQLGATVQRLRKAYNLSLSELSQQSGVAKSIISQIERNETNPTLATIWRLAQALDVSIERVLQTTEDEPFLEKTSRADTPILVSDDGKCRLEIIGWIKTVEWLQCYEFSADPGGVLESDAHQRGSVESLSMREGELEVEVAGAKEIVRAGETLRYRCDRPHVIRNLGRSAAHATMVCILKAAAME
- a CDS encoding MFS transporter, encoding MTKLPSAETAAGRHAELRLSLLQASIYAIVGVQLPFFSIWLSARGLDAFEIAAVLAVQPVIRIGSMLLASRRADRRGDHGALLVGCMAAVAAAYAVMGLSTGFFALLVAGAMVALAQGPLAPLADGVTFGEARRRRETGLPQLHYSWVRGWGSMSILVFLAVSGPVAGALAVEDIVWLLTAVGAFACLACMGSLIGFGSSGAREERRSLGRIARPELVALVIVAAALVQSSHSMVNTFGALHWKEQGHSDTFVSFAWVAALATEVVVFLMAARWFGGESKAGAFLLVGAIGAVLRWLLMSADPGPFGIFFAQALHGASCAAVQIGPAYLLAELGGKERLAQSQAWLAAAIAGGNSLLTFLSGPLYAQAGERAYLAMAAVAFLGLLLSFAVAHLCAGRHARREAARGAHAEPEHSRA